The genomic window GGATGCTCTGGGCAAGTTCTTCTATCAACCCCTTGGTTTTGCCGGCCCCTTTGATGTCCTAGCAATTCTGGTTTTTTTGGCGGGCTGTGCGTCTTATGGCAAGAAAAATTTAAAGACGCTGTTGGTCTTGCTATCGCCAATCTTGGTCACGCTTTTGGCTGCTTGTTTGCAGAAGTATCCGTTTCAGGCCCGCCTGGTTTTATTTCTAATTCCTTTCTTTATCCTGCTGATGGCTGAGGGTCTGACTTATCTCAGAACCAGAAGATCCATGTGGCTGTCAGGAGTTGGGACAGTGCTGTTAGTGTGCCTCTTAGCTCCGCCGTTGCTGGATGCCAGCCAACTTCTGGTCAAACCGAAGTTGAGAGAAGAAATCAAGCCTGTCATCGCCTATGTGAGAGAACACCAACAGCCGGAGGATGTTCTGTATATTTTCCAACGAGGGGAGTATCAATTCAAATATTACGCTGAGCGATATGGCTATCAGAAGGGTGACTACATCATTGGCGTGGACGACCTGGATCAGTACGATCAACAAAAAGAAGTTTCAGCTGCTGAATGGAAGCGCTACCAAGCAGATCTAGACCAATTACGCGGCAATCCGCGTGTGTGGTTGCTGTTCTCCCACAGCTTGCTTAAACAAGAGAATGAAATGATCCAAACCTATCTAAATCAGATTGGACAAAGAATAGATAGTTTTGAACGTCCGGGAGCATTTGTCTATTTGTATAACCTGCAAAAATAGAGCTCTATTCGCGACTTACTGTGAGTAATGACTATGAGCTTGGCTGTGATTTTTCCAAAGCAGCATTCAAGCAATTGGCAGCTAACAGAGTAAATTCCTTCTGGCGCTGAACCGTGCAGGTTTTGACTAGGCGAGGCAGGATTAAGCGCCCCTGCCCAGAAGCTTGGGCCGTGAGATTGTTTTCTGCTGCTTCTGCCACCGCCTGGTACTGCCGGAGCCAGGAATTATGCTTCAAGTAGCTAGGCTTAAAGGCGTTGTCTTCAACCAACCAATAATCAACCTCGTAGCGGTTCAGAAAATTCTGTATCACGCTGGCATCAGTGGCATATTGCGCGGTAATTAGGTCAACAGTGCGTTGCCGCAGGCGTTGGTAATAACCCAGTTGATAGGGAATAGAGTACTCGCCAGACGTTAAGACAGAGCGCTGGGCAAAGCTAGGTAGATTATCCGCCTCAAGCGTCAGTGATGCGGTCAGCGTGTCAACAGGTGTCTGGCGCAGAAATTGGTAGATCTCTGGGATGGTTCCCGTCTTGACCGGATGTTGTCGGTAGGGACAAAGCCATAGAGACAGCAGGAGCAAGCCAATCACACCTGCTCCCTGCCACTGGCCTAAGCGTTCAATCAGAACGTAGATCGTGATAGCAGCAGCAATTGAGAGCAGCAGTGGCGTGGTGTACAACACATAGCGCACCGGTAAATGCAGGCGAAACAGCAGGGCATGGGACAGCAGAAATAGCCCTAATGAAGCGCCGAGCACCTGCACGAGCACAAGGCGAGCTGAGGTCATTTGCTTCAGCCGGGATTGTAGCCTTGGCCAACGGCTGCGTTGTAGCCACAGGAGCGGCAAGAGGAAGCCGAGAGCCAGTAAGGGAGGTCTGAGGTCGAACATCAGGCCACTACGTCCTCCCCCTAACCAGTAGCGGGACCAACTCTTGGCAAAAAAGGACGAACGTCCCCCTGGCAAAAACTCAGGCATGGTTCGGGCCTGGGCGCCACTAACAATTGGCTCATAGATGGCCGTATCGGCTTTGGCAAGCAAAAGCGCTGCCCCAACTAGTGCAAGCGCCCCAGCGAAGGCCAGCCAAGAGCGCATAGCGCGCGGCCCTCGACCTGCCCAAAGTCCGCTCAAAGCAAGAACGCCTAGGGCCAGTAATGCTCCCTGTGGGTAGAACAGGGCCAGCAGACCGGCCAACAGCACAGCGGGCATGAGCCGTTTGGCGGCCAAACAATCGAGAAACGGCAGAAAAATCGGATAAAAAAAAGCGCGAGGCGTTCCCGAAGATACATCATCGCTAAACCAGAGGGCCTGTTGCACGAACAAAAAGCTGCCCAAGGTAGCAACCCAAGTGACAGGCAAAATGCGCCAGAACAAGCTGAAACAATAGCCTGCACTGATCAGAGCCAGCCCCAAGGGCAGCAGCTTGTTGAACTGCAAAGGCTTGAGCCCCAAGGCATTAGCCAGCTGGTATAGGCTGGTGTATCCCGGTGGGGCAACGGCTTGAAAATAGTCAGCGATCCAGTCGTTGGGAAATAAGCCAGGTTGATCAAAGCGCAGCATCCAGAACACATGCTGACGGGCATCGTCTGGGATTGCCCAGGGATTATGCCAAAACTGCCACAGCCCCGGTAAACTGCCCAACAACGTAATCAGCAGTACCAATAGCAACCCCGTTCGTTGGCCACCACCATCAATCTTGTTGAACGCGGTCTGGCTAGGGCGCGGACTTTTGGCAGAAGACGAATTCAAAGGGTGGCTCCCATATTATTCTAAATACGAAAGGCTACTAACTTTGTGGCTTTTAGTCTACAGAGTTTATCATTCCTGCCAAGGCCATGCCCATTGCTCACCCACGCAAGTTTTCATTTTTTTCAGTCAATTTATTGCTCAAATCCCAACTTGAATTCTGGTTTGGCTTGAGTTTGGCATTCGCTCTATATTATTGCGTTTTGGCAATTGGGCAGGCATTTGGTAGTGAATATGTTGTCCAGGATGATGCGCGGGAATACGTGTTCTGGATGCAGCGTTTTTTGGATCCGGAGCTATTGCCCAATGACTTAATTGCTGATTATTTTCAATCGGTGACGCCACCTGGCTATGCTGCGCTGTTTCGGTTGATGGCAGGGGTTGGTGTTACACCATTGTTATTGAGCAAGCTACTGCCAGTTGCGCTGTGTCTAGTTAGCACAATCTATTGTTTTGGCTTTTGTTTGCAGCTGTTGCCCGTGCCAATGGCTGGCTTTATCACCACGGTTCTACTCAACCAAAGCTTGTGGGTTAAAGACGACTTAGCCTCGGCAACGCCTCGTGCATTTGTCTATCCTTTGCTTCTCGCTTTTTTATACTATTTGTCTCGTCGCTCCCTACTGCCCTGTCTGGCTTCACTTGCACTTTTGGGCCTGTTTTATCCGCCCTTAGTCTTTGTTGCGGCAGGAGTTTTGTGTTTGTCATTGCTGCGCTGGCAGGGCTGGCGTCCTCAATTGGATTCCAACCGCAGTAATGTTCGATTTTGTGTTTTGGGATTGGGCGTTGTGCTCCTGGTTCTGTTGCCCTACGCCTTGGGTTCCTCTCGGTTTGGGCCCATGATTAGCCTGGCCAAAGCCAAGCTGATGCCGGAGTTTGCAGCCAATGGGCGTATTCGTTTTTTCTCAGATAATCCCTGGTTTTTCTGGTTGGAAGGTCAGCATAGTGGCTTGCGCTTGACCTTCACACCGGCTCTGTATGCAGCCAGTTTTTTATTGCCAATTTTGCTACGCTATCCGGAGCGTTTCCCATTGGTGCGGCAGCTGCGTCCAGCGTTGGTCATTTTGCCTCAGCTTGTCCTAGCCTCGGTTGCTATCTTCTTGCTGGCCCATGCCACTTTATTCAAGCTGTTTCTGCCTAGCCGCTACACACAGCACAGTTTCAAAATTCTTATGGCTGTCGCAGCTGGCATTGCTTTAACCGTGCTCCTGCATGCTCTGTTAACCTGGGGCAGCCGACGCTCTGAGCAGAATTTTAACCCCAAAAAAATCTTAGCTTTTAGCTTGGCTGGTCTTCTGGGAATGGTGCTCATTACCTATCCTAGCTTCTTAAAAAAGTTTCCCAGAACTGGCTATGTTACGGGTCATTTTCCAGAGTTGTATGAGTTCTTTGCCCAACAGCCCAAAGATAGTTTGATCGCCTCACTGGCAGAGGAGGCCGATAACTTACCCACCTTTGCGCAACGTTCCATTCTGGTCGGTCAGGAATATGTCTTGCCCTATCACATGGGCTACTATCGCCAAGTTCGACAACGCACTGCTGATCTACTCCAGGCTCAATACAGTTCCGATTGGGCAGTCATTCGTGATCTCATCCAAACCTACGGTGTTGATTTCTGGCTGTTAGATCGGGCTGCTTTTGAACCTGAATACATCACCCGCAAACGTTGGCTGCGGCAATTGCAACCCGAGACTTCTGAAGCGCTCAGTGCATTGAAGCAGGGAACGCCTGTTTTAGCCCAACCTCTAGACCGTTGTGAAGCTTTTGCCACTGAGAAATGGGTTGTTTTGCGAGCAGACTGCTTGCTTAACGCCCTGCCCGTTGGTAAATCGTCTGCGCTGGCACAATCGCCATAACATCTCGTAAACCACCGTCTTGAATTTCTTGCTGGATGAGCGGCTGTGCTTCTGCCAATTGCTGCAACACTGGCTTGGCACCAGCCGCAAGGTTCGCTTCTACCAGCGCCCGAGCACGACCTGCAAAGGGCACAAACAAGCCTAAGCGCGCCCGAGACGGCGAGGACAAGCGATAAAGCGGTACCACGAACAGGTCAACCTTGTAGCGCTCTACATAGTCCGCCAAGACTTGGGGCGAAGGGGTGTAGAAAGCATTCAGCGTTTCCCAGAGCCGCTGCTCCATGGCCCGGTAGTAAGTGGGATGCCAGGCCAGCGCACCTTCCATAGAGGCAACCACAGGCAGACCCGTCAGCAGAGGCAGGTTGCCAGCCTCACTGGGGTGAGAAGCCAACCGCGTGGTCGCAGGCTGGGCTCTCAAAAAGTCATAGATCTGATTGTATTGTCCAACTCTCAGGCCCATGGGCCACAGAGGCAGGTGAGCCAGCAGCAACGCCAAGCACAGCACTGCCGTCAACGTTGTTCGGGACCAGCCAGCCCAAGGTCGGGGGCAGAGTTCCAGCAATGCTGCAATTGCCACGCCACTAAACAAGGCACCGACAATTGGTACCGAGAAGGACACATAGCGGTTGGGATGATAAAGATGCAACAGCACCAGTTGCGCCAGCACGTAGGTTGCCAGCGACGCCCAAAACACTCGGCCCAGCAAGGTGACCCAACCCGACCAACCCTTAAGGCTGCTCAAGCGACTGCCGTAGCGCCAACGCAGCACAGGCACCAATAAAGCAGGCAAAACACAGAGGGGATGCATGAGGGTTAAACCCAGCCCTGTGCGTTTGCTAGTAATCCAGTAGCGGAGCGGGTCGGCTACGAACATTTCATTGCGACCGCCGTCGAGCAGGGCCGGATCGGTGAGGGCTTCGGCTTTGGTCAAGATAGGGCCAAACGGACCATCAATCAGCTGACCAGGGACTAGAATCGCGGCGCAAATCAGCGTTCCAACAATCAGCAGCCAGAGGTGACGTCGCCAGAGCCGGGAATTGAATTGAAACTCCGGTGCGACTCCAGGAATTAGCACAAAGGTCAGCACGGCCAGGGCCAGCACCACTACCGGCTGATAAAACACACAGCCCAAGACCAAACAGCCGAGCACAGCCCAGCGCCAACCCCGGCAGAGGGTGTATAGAAAGCCCAGGAATAGTGGATAGGCAAACGAGCGGGCAATGCCCGTGCTCAAGTCATCAGTAGTCCACAGTTGCAGCACAAACACCAGCGTTGCCCAGAAGGCCACCCGACGGTCGTTGAACAACCGTTCTGCCAGCAGAAACAACAACACTGCCGACCCTATCCCTAACAGAACCGGCAGGATCTTGTTGAACACAACCGGCGAAATCAGAAAACTGGCAGCCCAGTACAAGCCGTACACGCCCGGAGGCATTTGAGCGATGAAGTAGTCCGCCATCAAATCGCCACGAAAGCGGTTGGGGTCGGTGAATTGCCACATCCAGAAAATGTGCTGTGTAGCGTCATCAATGTAGGTATAGCGATCGCCCAGCATCACGGCTAGAAACCGCGTCACTGGAATCAGCTGGAGCAGCATCACTGCCCAGAAGTAACCGCTCTGCCATAGCGGACGTTGGGCTTTGCTGATCTGGGGCGGGGCGAACTGCATTCCCTCAACACCGTTACAAATTCAGCCCTTACTGTTGCACGCTGCTTGGTGCAATGCAATCGAGCTTGACTGACCGGCATAGCCAGCCCAATTAAGTGCAAATCAAGTGATAGTAGCCCTCGCCGCTGACCTTAATGCGCTCCGGTTCGGCACTGCGGCAGGCTACGCCTGACCAATCAGCCGTTCTCAGGGCCCGTGTGACCCACAAATCCACCGGCAAGTTTAACTGCACTACCGCTGTCAGTTTTTGGAGGACAGCAGCGTTGCCATTGGCATCATTGACAAAGATGATCCGGGCTTGAGGATCCTGTCGCTGCAACTCCAGGCTGAGAGCCAAGCCCTTTGCCACATCGTTGAGGTCGCTATAAGTCTGCGCAAATAAAATCGGGGTCTGACTTTGGCTGCGGATGCGGCTTGCCGTGGCTGCCGGTTCGCCGGTCTGTGCCAAGACCCAGCCCTGCACGGCCAAGCTGCTACTGACCAAACCGACTACCAAAAAGGCTGCAATCACCTGTTCTCTGACGGGGCGTTTGAGCCCACTGAGGCAAGCCGTTGCTACCAGCAGCATGCCAGGCAAGAAAATGAAGTTATAGCGAAACACGCTGGTCAAACGGCTTTGCTTAGCCCAGCCCAGCCCCACTAGCAGAGCCATTGCCATAATCACAAACAGCCCAGCCCAAGGCAGCGCTGCATCCCCAGACAAGCGCCCACCCCGCCACAAGTACCACGCTCCTGTGCCGATCAACCCCAATAAGAGCAAGACCAGGACAATCTGCAATTCACCCAACGCAGGCGACAGGGGCAGCATTACAAACAGAGCTGCTGTGCCTGGCAGAAGCATCACCACCTGAAGGACAGCATCTAGATTGCTCCAACCCCGGCTGATCCAGGCCACTTCGCCCCGCCCACTGTGCTCTAGCAGCGTTGGCAACCAGGGCAGCCAAACTAGCAAGACGCCGCCAAGGGCCAATCCCCAAGGTAATAACTGAGTGCGAGCCGAGTGCCAGGACCGGGCCAAAGCCAGAGCCAGAACCACTAGTTGGGCTAGCCAAGCCAGCAGATAGAAATAGTGCACATAAAGCCCGATGGCATTACTCAATGCCCAAGCCAGCAAAAGCATCAGACTGAGAGAACGGCCTTTGTGCAATTCATCGAGCAGGGCGAACAGGGCCGTCAGCGCCCCAATTAAGCACAGAATCGCCAGACTGTAGTGCCGTGCCTCCTGCGCCAAGTACACGGCAAAAGGGGAAACCGCCACCAAAGCCGTTAGAAGCAGAGCCTTAGCCTGAGCGCCTCGGAACGCCACTCGCCCCAGAACGTAAATCGCCAGGATACCCAAGCTGCTAGTCAGCGCTGTAAACGAGCGCAGCCGCCAGGGCAAGTCTTGCAAGGATCCATTCCCCAGCAGCCTCAGCCACAGATGCGATAGATAAAAATAAAGCGGCGGATGGGTCGAATCGGTTTTAACTGCTTCCGCGATGCTGCCTAGGCTAGCCTCTACATTGAGCTGGAACAGAGGCCGCAGATCAGCAGCCTCCAGCACTTGATCAAGAGGCACATCCTGCAAGCGCTTGCCCAGGCTAAAGAGTGCGCTCAGCACCTCATCGGTCCAGAGGGGTTGGTCCCCCAGATGCCAGAAGCGCAGGCCCGTCCCCACTACTAGCAGCACCAGGAGGAGTTGGGATTTGGCCAGTCGAAACATCTAGACGCGGGCGAGCCAGTGGTCGTATTGAGGCAGTTGGCCGCGCACAACTTTCGTGTAGAGTCCTTGAATCTGGCGGGTTAGGGCACCAATGTTGCCATCCCCGACTGGTCGATGATCAAAACGCGTCACTGGAGCAACTTCGGCCGCCGTACCTACCATAAACGCTTCGTCAGCCACATATAGCTCAGTACGGTCAATCGAACGAGCCACCACCTCTAGACCCAGCTCGGCCCGGACTAACTCCATCACCGTCGCCCGCGTAATGCCTTCCAGAATGTTGTCTGACACGGTGGGCGTAATTAGACAGCCATCACGCACCAGAAACAGGTTCATAGCGCTGCCTTCGGCAATATTGCCCTCCTGATTCAATACCAGCGCGTCATCGAAGCCGCACAGATGAGCATCGGTCTTGGCCAAAGCCGTGTTGACGTAGGCGCCATTGACCTTGGCCCGCGCAGGGATAGCATTGTCATCTAGTCGCCGCCAGGAAGAGACCCCAACATGTAAGCCCTTGCGGGTATCAACGTACTGGTCCAGCGGTAAGGAGAACAGGCAGAAGTCGTCTTGAGTATTGGGTGCCAGCAGAATCGGGCCGATGCGCAAGTCGGTCTTGTAAACAATTGGGCGGATATAGGTGGGTCCCTGATGGCCGTTGCGCTTGACCAGGTCCAAAGTCAGAGCACCCATCTGCTCAGCGCTGAGTTCGGCTTTCAGGCGCAGAATGCGACAGCTTTGTAGAAGGCGCTGGTAGTGCTCCGCCATGCGAAACACTGCCATACGTCCTTCTTCAGGCAGCCAATAGGCTTTGATACCCTCAAAGGCAGCTGTGCCGTAGAGGAAGGCGTGGGTCTGGATGTTGATACAGGCTTGGTCGCTCGGGACAAATTCTCCACGCAGATAGGCAAATTGGGGACGCAGCTCCCCTTTTTCCTCCGCTGAACCTGTAGCCACAGACATTAAAGCCGTCCTTCCCGATTGGTATTGCCCTGCTGGTGTTGCCCGATCATACCGGATGCTTAGCGGCTGGCGGAGCCACGCGCGGCGCTAACCGCACGGTTGACCCGTTCTTTCAAACTGGTCTCACTGGGATAACGCTGCACAATCTCATTGAAGACATCGACGTCAACGCCGTTTTCCCGCAAGATTGCAGTCGTCTCGGTGCGCAACGTTTGGCACAGAGTTGCACCCTGTGGCGGCAGGTCATTGACCATATTGCGGCACAGACTGAAATTGGGCTGGGTCCGGGCCTGCGTTTGAGCCTGCGCCATCAACTGGGGCATGCCCTCGACATTCTGCGCCTCACTTTGCAAACGAGCCTGTAGGGCTTCGATTTTGATATAGGCCCGGGCGAAGCGCTGAATCTGGTCATCGCTGAAAGTAGTTTGGGCCTGCACGATAGCTGCAAACGGAGTAGCAAGAATCAAGGCAGAGAACGCCATTGAGCTAATCACCCAGTTTGCAGCGAAGGGTAGCAGCCGTTGGCCCAAGCGCAATGGAAGTCTAGAAGTTGTCATAGCAGCAGAAAACGCAAATTGACCAGGAGTTCTGAATGATGTGAGTCATTTTAGAACCCAGAAGTTCCACGCGAAGCAATCCAGAGGGTATAAATACTGCTCAGTTGTCAAGTTGTCTGAGGCCAGCTCAGGAGCTGGCACAGAGTTGAGATAACTCTACAACGGCAGTTTGCAGAGCAGCCGTCTCTTCGGCACCCCGTTTGAGACCGGTTTCTAGCTTCAGCAGCATCGGTAGAGCCTGAGTCAGTACCTGCGAGGATAGCTTCTCGACTTTCTTGCGTAGAAAGTAGATTTGCTTGGGGTTGCCAACTTCAGCAGCCTCAGCGATCTTCTTCTCGTCCCGTTCTCCGGCTTCCAGCATCAGCTTGACCCACAACCAGGTGCGAAATTGCCCGGTCAGAGTAGCAGAAATGCGCAGCGGGGCTTCATTTTGCAGCAACAGCTCGGAGACCAAGCCCAAAGCCCGAGCGGTTTGGCCTTCTCGGATGGCGTCTGCCAGTTGCAGGCTGTTGTGAGCGGATGCCGTGACCATTTGCAGCACCACCGCGCCATTGATTACAGGCTGACCTTGGCTGGCGTAGAGGCTGAGTTTCTCAAGTTCCATGGCAACGCGGCGGGAATCATTGCCAACAGCTTCAGCCAACAGCTCAGCCGCTTCAGTGGTGAGCCTAACCTGAGCAACTTTGGCCATTTGCTGCACCTGTCGCACCAACTCGTCAGTCTTCCAGGGGGGAATCGGTGAGAATTCCTGGACGGTAGCGTACTTCTGCAAGACCTTAGTCGATTTAATCCGGCCATCGGGTTTGCCACGACTGGTCAGCAGCAGGTGGCTAGTTTCGGGCAGGCTGGCCAGAGTGCGCTCTAGTTCCCCCAATAGTTCTTCTGAGCAGCGCTGGGCCACGGTGGTTTCCGCTAGCCAGATCAAGCGACTGCCTGGACCAAAGGGTGGCGTCATCGACTGGTTAAATGCTTGCACAATCTGTTCTGGATTGTCCCCAGCCAGTTTTTCGTAGTTGAACGACTCCCAATCTGGATCGACTACTGCTTGACGCAAAGCTGTGACCGCCTGACTCAAGCGGTAATCATCTTCACCCCAATAGAAATAAGCGGGCATGCTGGATTCTTAACTTCAAATGTTTCTGGCAAATGTTTTTGGCAAGTGTTTTTGGCAAATGTTCCTGGCCAGTATTTCTAGCAATTGTTTGTGGGAAGTGACAGTCTCAATTCTCATCGCCCCAAACCCGTAGTTGCAGAGCGACCAGCCCCAGCACCAGGACCAATAACACCATCGCCTCAGCCGCAGCATAGCCAAAATCAAACAGAGCGAATGCCTGCTGATAAACGTCATAGACCAAGATATTGGTGCTATTGAGAGGGCCACCTCCCGTCACCACATACACAGGCTCAAAACTCCGGAAGGTGAAAATCGCCGTTGTTACAGTTGCAAAGACCAGGGTTGGCCGTAGCCCCGGCAGACTAATGTGCCAAAACTGCTGCCAGGCACCTGCCCCATCCAGTTCAGCGGCTTCATAGCGGTTGCCCGGAATCGTTTGCAAGCCCGCCAGAAAGACCACCAGGTTGAAACCCAGTTGTTTCCAGATACTGAGCAGAATCAGAACGGGCATGGCCCAGGTTTCGCTGTTGAACCAAGCCGGTGGCTCAGCCACACCCAAAGCCAGCAATAGCTGAGTGACCGGACCATCAGGCTGAAACAGCCAACGAAAGGCCAAACCCGCAGCCACCAGCGAGGTAATTGACGGCAAAAAATAGGCTGTACGCAGGATATCCCGCCAGGCCACCACCCGATCCAGTAATACCGCTAGGGCCAGGGGCAGTACCAGTGATGGCAGCACTGTCCCGACTGTGAAGTAGAGCGTATTGCCCAAAACCTGCCAGAAATCAGGGTCAGTCAGCAACCGCCAGTAGTTCGCGAAGCTGACCCAACGCACACCCGATGAACCCAAATGACCAGCGCTGACACTCAAGAACAGCAGGTACAGCATTGGCCAAAATACAAAAGCCCCCAGCAGCAGGAGAGCTGGGGTCAAGAACAGCCAGGCTGTGAGGGTTTCGTTGTCAGTGAGTGGATCAGTGCGAGACTGGCCTGAGGCCATAGGGATGAAGGGAAAGCGTCAATCAATACCTGTCCACACACTGTACCCTTGCTCACCCTGAATCACAATCGAGCGAACATTTTGGTCAAGATAGGTTCGGCAGGTATGCACTGCTTGAGTTGCCCGTTCCACCGAGAAGTTGGCGCGTCTGATAAAGTTCCAGTTTCGGTAGGTTAAGTGATTCCGGGTTTCAGAAGCCAACTGGACATCGCGAGGTGACAGGATAAACATGGTTTCCTCCTAGTAGCTACCTAGCGGCAGCTAGGACTGCAACACATGGGATGGGCAGATGAACCAAACCGTCAATCATCCAATCATTTGTAGAACTATTGACGATAATCCCAACTCGGCCCTCACAGTGCTGTGATCTGCATCAGCATCAATATCAGCAACCGTCAACAGCAATCATTCACTGCCGGGTAGCTCCCCTCAGGGCTGAATTAGAAAATTAGGACTGAAAAACTAGAATTAGAAAACGATTAGGAGCGCTGAGGGTAGAGCAAATGGTTGGAGCGAACTTGCTCCAGGTCTGCCCGACACGGCAGCGAGGCGTAGGCGCCCAGAACCGCTGTCGCTGCCGCCCCAGCAGCATTGGCAAACTCCACAGCTGAACGAATTTCTTCACCCTCCGCTAGGGCTACGGCCAAGGCGCCTGTGAAAGCATCGCCTGCCCCAGTCGTGTCCACTGCCTCTACCCGGAAGCCTGGGACATGCACCGGCGAAGGCTGAGTTCGGGTGGCAACCCAAGCACCCGCAGCTCCAGCCGTGACCACAATCGTCTCAGGCCCTAGTTCCAGCAGAGCTGAAGTTGCGGCGTCCGGCGCAGTTCGGCGGGTTAGAGTTCGGCTCTCATTTTGGTTTAGGACCAGAACCTGGACCAGGGCTAGCAACTCTGGTGGTAGCGCTTGAATCGGCGAGGGATTGAGAATCACCTGCGCTCCAGCTTGATGCGCCAGTTGGGCTGCCTCCACCACACCTGATAGCGGAATTTCCAGTTGCAGCAGCACAGTATCGGCGCCAGCAAAAGTGCCTGCGGCCCGATGCACATAGGCTTGGTCTACCCCCTGGTTAGCGCCAGACACCACCACAATTGTGTTCTCGCCCTGTTGATCCACCGTGACTAGAGCTAGCCCCGAACGATGTTGGTCGGAGATACTCAGGACACTGATATCGATGTTGTCGCGCTTCAGGCCTGCTAGCAGCTGAGTACCGGCTTCGTCTTGCCCCACTTGGCCTACTAGGGTCACCTGAGCACCCAACCGGGCTGCCGCCACTGCCTGATTAGCCCCTTTGCCACCGGGACAATATTGATAATTGCTACCCAGCACTGTTGCACCACGTTGAGGCAATTGAGGAGCCTGGACCACCAGATCCATATTGATGCTGCCAACAACAACGACTCTAGGCACAGAACTCAGAGGGTGGGCTCGGCTAAGGGCTGACATCTCTACTCACAGCTTTCGGGCTTGATCAAACGCGGGCAACAGCCTCGGGCAACTGACGACGAGGTACCTCGTAGTTTAAAAAATCATGAGCAATCTCAGTAGACGGGAAGATCATGCGAGCTTCTTGCAAGAGATCGTTAATCTTCACGGGGTTGCCAGGCGCATAACGAGGGCTAAAGTGAGTTAGAAACAAGCGTTTCACACCGGCTCCAAGCGCGACCTGAGCCGCCATAGTCGAGGTTGAATGCAAGCGTTGGTAGGCTAATTCTGCATCTTGGTGGGCGTAAGTCGCCTCGTGGATCAGCACATCAGCGTCTTTAGCTAACTCAACTGCACTGTCGCAATAAACAGTGTCAGTACAATAAACCACCTTGCGCCCCACTTCAGGCGGCGCACAAAATTCCGCGCCATTGATGCACCGACCATCGGGCAGGGTGACGGTTTCACCTCGTTTTAGCTTGCCGTAGAGTGGCCCAGAGGGGATGTTTAAGGCGGCTGCCTTTTCCACATCAAAGCGACCGGGTCGGTCTTTCTCAACAATGCGGTAGCCAAAGGCAGTGACCCGATGCTTGAGCGGCGCGCAGAGAATTTGAAAGTGCTCGTCCTCAAAAACCAGACCCGGTCTGACCACGTGAACTTTAATTGGGTAGCCCAAGCGAGTCTGCGAAGGACGCAACACCCCTTGCAAGTAATCCTCCAAGTCAGAGGGACCATAAAGGTCGATGCGGCTAGGGTTACCGGCCATGCCAGCACTGGCCAACAGCCCCGGTAGCCCGAAGATGTGATCCCCGTGTAAGTGCGTTACAAAGATGCGGGTGATTTGGCTAATCCGGACATCGCTGCGCAGAATCTGGTGCTGAGTACCCTCACCACAGTCGAACAGCCAGGCTTCGCTACGCTGTGGCAATCGCAGCACCCAACTGGAGACATTGCGAGAGCGGGTAGGAACGGCGGAACTCGTTCCAAGAAACGTGATCTGCACAGTAATCGGAGGCTAAATCAAGCC from Leptolyngbya sp. FACHB-261 includes these protein-coding regions:
- a CDS encoding ribonuclease Z, which produces MQITFLGTSSAVPTRSRNVSSWVLRLPQRSEAWLFDCGEGTQHQILRSDVRISQITRIFVTHLHGDHIFGLPGLLASAGMAGNPSRIDLYGPSDLEDYLQGVLRPSQTRLGYPIKVHVVRPGLVFEDEHFQILCAPLKHRVTAFGYRIVEKDRPGRFDVEKAAALNIPSGPLYGKLKRGETVTLPDGRCINGAEFCAPPEVGRKVVYCTDTVYCDSAVELAKDADVLIHEATYAHQDAELAYQRLHSTSTMAAQVALGAGVKRLFLTHFSPRYAPGNPVKINDLLQEARMIFPSTEIAHDFLNYEVPRRQLPEAVARV